The genomic DNA TCATTACATGTGTATAGATGCCATGTACATTAGAGCctctatataataaaattgtaaacattttaattttttttcctgtaacatatatatttctttataattacaaaaagaaatttgagcttaaaaaagaaaaatcgtgCTTCATGCTCCTCTGTCAATTGCTTGACTCAGAAGAGCTCCTTGTGGAATTCGAACCGTGTTGATGTCCTGTGACTCAGCTCGCGTGACAACTTCCGCAACTCCTTCGCCAACACTGGCATCCCGCAATAAAACACCCCTGCAACATGAGATGTCTGATGTTTTCAAGCATTGTATTTGGAGAATATATTGCCGTTTCTCCTTAATTTTTCGGATAGATTTACGTACCTACTGTGGCGTAAGGGTGCTTGGAAGCTACCTTTACGAATACTTCTCTCCAATTCGGCCTTCCAAAGTGTGTCCTTACCTGCAGAAACAGAGTTCGATGCCTTAAatatctcattttttttccttttaaataaaGAGTTAGCAATATGAGTAGGAAATTATCTTTACGTACTCGAGTGCCGGATAGGATGTCCACGCCATGTTTGGCATGGTTTAGAGCTTGGACCATAGTGATCAGGGTAGAACGAGCATCGCCTTCCTCGTACACACTAGTAAGATAATTGTGCATCTCGATTTGGCCCTGTAAAAGACTAAAGTTTAAGAGCCATTTTCCATGTCCTTTCATATTAATTAACAGGTGGAGAGGATGAAAAATGAACGATAAAGACGATCGCAAGTTATGAGTAGGATTACTTTGTGGTCCATTCCTGCAACTTCATCCATCACGCCCTTAAACCATTCGAATGAGCCAGATTCCCGGGTGACCCAGTAGAAGTGAGCCCTTGAAGCCCTTGGCTTCTTCTTGCTGCTACCTGGTGTCAGATTTGAAGATGTGTAGCTATTCATGCTATCATCAGACCTACTGGTTTCCGTGTTGGAGTCCTACAAGAATAATATCAACCCAGtcataaaatgaaacaaactAATGAATTGCAGCTGGTGCGGAAATTAATCAGCAGTATAGGAAGTGATGCATCTTTCGAGTCTATTACCTGCATCGTCAGTTCTTCGACATTTTTCGTGTTGCTTAGGAGATCTCTAAGGATGCTTACAAATGGGGTAGCTCCGATCCCGAGTCCGATGAGGAGCAATACATCGTAGTTTCTGTAGTCTTGTGCAGGCGCCCCATAAGGCCCATCAACAAGCAGTCTCGGCTGGCTGCAGGGTTGGTAACTAATGTTACTAATCCTTTCCAtcaaacaccatcacggaaTACAATAGCTAATTCATCTTTGAAATTAGATTTGCCTTTTTAATAGACTCGTGTAAACATTGCATCGATGTCAAATATATGAAAGCTTTATGGACCGGTGCAACAGCTAATTCATCTCTGGAACAAGTCAAAACGATCATCTCATTTCAACTTTCATTAGGTCCGTCTGCACTAATTCAAATATCCCTCCATAAATTTGCATCAGAATAGGTTGTGTAAGAAGGAACTTCTAGCCTGCATAAGATTAAATTACCCTGGCTGATCGATATTGCCGAATTGTGTAAATTTAGCTCGGCCTATGACACATGATGAATCAGTGCCTTCAGAGAATATCCGCTTCAACTCTCGAGTCCAGTCCCCAGCAGTTCTGATGTGAACGCTGAGGTAGTCGTCCCCTGGTGCTGAAGTGATAGAGAAAGGGTGCCTGATCAAAGCAATTAATATAAACTTAGATAATTATAGGGCGATCACCAACTATAGCAGAAAACAGTGGAATTCAGGCCGACCATTCGAATGGGGAAATTGCAGGACACTGCAGAAATATGTACTGCCCACTCTTGTACTTGAATCCTTGCGGTTTTGACATGACTAGGCTGAAGACATTCCCTGGTAGTACAGAAACCTGTAGAGACTGGACATTCTCGTAAAAATTTCCTGTACTCTCATGTATCTAGGATTCAACTACGGAATCCagaacttttaatattttctacCTTTAATAAATTCTAATCTGCAATAAATTCTACCTTTAATATTTTCACTGTGTAATGTTTTGATCTAGTTGTCCGTAGGCTTCTCTCCACAATGTAGAGCAGCAATGGAATGGAAATATACATCCATGTCTGCAAGATAGAAGAGATCCATTAGAAATTGGTATATAGCAAGGTACTTTAGACAAGAAGGCCATGATTGGTGTAGAGTGGAACGGAATGCAATCAGCACACAAGAATCATCTGACTTTGTACGATGATTCCACCTCCGCTTCTATTCTTATCTATATAAGACATAAGAAAGATCCTATAGTCTGAAGCTTCTTACTGTTTTCATGTACCACTTGTGCACCAAGAACAAGAAAGTCCCGTGGACGAGGAGCAAGACATAGACGAGCCCGAGAAGGTGGTGAGAGTACCAGAACGCATTGAAGCCTGTTAGTCTATTGAATGGTGAGGGAAGTCTCACAATGTTTCTCCGGAATCGATGTGTCGCGAGGGTAAAGGAGATAGCCATTAGAATCAGCATGCTTATTCCTGTCAAACCCTCAACTCCAGACAGGAGTTCTGGGTAGGTAGGCTGGTTGTGGTTAAAATCCGAAGATATGAGAGCAAACTTCTCCGGGGACGCATTTGTCAGGCGGGGAAAGTCACATGCCAGATGGTTCCCTGCATGAAGGAGTATCCCCACCACTATGGCACAAGCAATGATCTGCAAGGAGT from Punica granatum isolate Tunisia-2019 chromosome 2, ASM765513v2, whole genome shotgun sequence includes the following:
- the LOC116194575 gene encoding respiratory burst oxidase homolog protein E isoform X1, which translates into the protein MRSSRSSSKRSSYARSFELPEDDLDESPKTIGGAMLPIFLSDLQHNQNRHHHDEQDLVEITLDIDDDSIIVRSVTPTPQGQCGSTQASREVENGDAVLERNLSITARIRKKFPWIRSSSSRASSEAGEPTAVLSSREVRRVRARLDRNRSSAQRALGGLRFISKTTAGANGNEEMWRKVEQRFESLEKDGLLAREDFGECIGMVDSKEFAVGMFDALARRRRQRVVKITKEELYDFWLQISDQSFDARLQIFFDMVDRNGDGKITRAEVQDLLMLSASANKLSKLKEQAEEYASLIMEELDPEGLGYIELWQLETLLLQRDTYMNYSRPLSTASVGYISSFRPRNVVRRISNSLRCLLLENWQRGWILILWVLAMAGLFAWKFIQYRNKASFHVMGYCLLTAKGAAETLKFNMALVLLPVCRNTLTWLRSTRARVFMPLDDNLNFHKIIACAIVVGILLHAGNHLACDFPRLTNASPEKFALISSDFNHNQPTYPELLSGVEGLTGISMLILMAISFTLATHRFRRNIVRLPSPFNRLTGFNAFWYSHHLLGLVYVLLLVHGTFLFLVHKWYMKTTWMYISIPLLLYIVERSLRTTRSKHYTVKILKSLQVSVLPGNVFSLVMSKPQGFKYKSGQYIFLQCPAISPFEWHPFSITSAPGDDYLSVHIRTAGDWTRELKRIFSEGTDSSCVIGRAKFTQFGNIDQPGQPRLLVDGPYGAPAQDYRNYDVLLLIGLGIGATPFVSILRDLLSNTKNVEELTMQDSNTETSRSDDSMNSYTSSNLTPGSSKKKPRASRAHFYWVTRESGSFEWFKGVMDEVAGMDHKGQIEMHNYLTSVYEEGDARSTLITMVQALNHAKHGVDILSGTRVRTHFGRPNWREVFVKVASKHPYATVGVFYCGMPVLAKELRKLSRELSHRTSTRFEFHKELF
- the LOC116194575 gene encoding respiratory burst oxidase homolog protein E isoform X2 produces the protein MRSSRSSSKRSSYARSFELPEDDLDESPKTIGGAMLPIFLSDLQHNQNRHHHDEQDLVEITLDIDDDSIIVRSVTPTPQGQCGSTQASREVENGDAVLERNLSITARIRKKFPWIRSSSSRASSEAGEPTAVLSSREVRRVRARLDRNRSSAQRALGGLRFISKTTAGANGNEEMWRKVEQRFESLEKDGLLAREDFGECIGMVDSKEFAVGMFDALARRRRQRVVKITKEELYDFWLQISDQSFDARLQIFFDMVDRNGDGKITRAEVQDLLMLSASANKLSKLKEQAEEYASLIMEELDPEGLGYIELWQLETLLLQRDTYMNYSRPLSTASVGYISSFRPRNVVRRISNSLRCLLLENWQRGWILILWVLAMAGLFAWKFIQYRNKASFHVMGYCLLTAKGAAETLKFNMALVLLPVCRNTLTWLRSTRARVFMPLDDNLNFHKIIACAIVVGILLHAGNHLACDFPRLTNASPEKFALISSDFNHNQPTYPELLSGVEGLTGISMLILMAISFTLATHRFRRNIVRLPSPFNRLTGFNAFWYSHHLLGLVYVLLLVHGTFLFLVHKWYMKTTWMYISIPLLLYIVERSLRTTRSKHYTVKILKVSVLPGNVFSLVMSKPQGFKYKSGQYIFLQCPAISPFEWHPFSITSAPGDDYLSVHIRTAGDWTRELKRIFSEGTDSSCVIGRAKFTQFGNIDQPGQPRLLVDGPYGAPAQDYRNYDVLLLIGLGIGATPFVSILRDLLSNTKNVEELTMQDSNTETSRSDDSMNSYTSSNLTPGSSKKKPRASRAHFYWVTRESGSFEWFKGVMDEVAGMDHKGQIEMHNYLTSVYEEGDARSTLITMVQALNHAKHGVDILSGTRVRTHFGRPNWREVFVKVASKHPYATVGVFYCGMPVLAKELRKLSRELSHRTSTRFEFHKELF